A single genomic interval of Gossypium raimondii isolate GPD5lz chromosome 11, ASM2569854v1, whole genome shotgun sequence harbors:
- the LOC105801179 gene encoding LOW QUALITY PROTEIN: cytosolic sulfotransferase 14 (The sequence of the model RefSeq protein was modified relative to this genomic sequence to represent the inferred CDS: substituted 1 base at 1 genomic stop codon) → MCNSRLVSTSHDVEESWDDEFQQLVQTFPKDKSFTRMNLYFFQGFWCPSIVLKAVISCQKHFQAFDSDIISATLPKCGTTWLKLKALTFSTLYRNQFARENNPLLTYNPHSLVIFIDYDFYFNDTCPDLETLHQNSENCTFYQPRLFSIHFSYASLPTSIKYSNRKIVYLCRNPMDTLISFWSFFSRLRGEGFELVSLNGAFEMFCQXINEFGPFFDHVLGYLRAHKEKSSKILFLQYEDLKEDIDSHLKKLAMFLGVPFTEEEEKQEVVEEIAKFCSFENMKDLEVNKKGEQTFGYPQETFSGKTKTFEILRKAFFRKEKTGDWSNYLTPSMVERLEKLIQEKLENSSLTFKLFSKTSKDITST, encoded by the exons ATGTGCAACTCCAGATTGGTTTCCACATCCCATGATGTTGAGGAGTCTTGGGATGATGAATTCCAACAACTGGTGCAAACCTTCCCTAAAGATAAAAGCTTCACAAGAATGAATCTTTACTTCTTCCAAGGTTTCTGGTGCCCATCAATTGTTTTAAAAGCTGTGATTTCTTGTCAGAAACATTTCCAAGCATTTGATTCTGATATTATTAGCGCCACTTTGCCAAAATGTGGCACTACTTGGCTTAAGCTTAAAGCTTTGACTTTCTCCACTTTGTACCGCAATCAGTTCGCAAGGGAAAATAATCCCTTGCTCACCTATAACCCTCACTCTCTTGTTATCTTCATTGATTATGACTTCTATTTCAACGACACTTGTCCTGATCTCgaaacactacaccaaaatag tgaaaattgtacattttatcAGCCAAGACTTTTTTCTATCCACTTTTCTTATGCTTCTTTGCCAACTTCCATTAAATATTCCAACCGTAAGATTGTTTACTTATGTAGAAACCCCATGGACACGCTCATTTCTTTTTGGTCTTTCTTTTCCAGGCTTCGAGGTGAAGGCTTTGAGCTAGTATCACTAAATGGAGCTTTTGAGATGTTCTGCCAATGAATCAATGAATTTGGACCATTTTTTGATCATGTGTTAGGGTATTTGAGGGCACACAAAGAAAAATCAagcaaaatattgtttttacaGTATGAAGATCTCAAGGAAGACATCGATTCTCACCTAAAAAAGTTGGCAATGTTTTTGGGGGTTCCTTTCACTGAGGAAGAAGAGAAACAAGAAGTTGTTGAAGAAATAGCGAAATTTTGCAGCTTTGAGAACATGAAAGACTTGGAAGTGAATAAAAAGGGTGAGCAAACTTTTGGGTATCCACAAGAAACTTTCTCAGGGAAAACAAAGACTTTTGAGATTCTACGTAAAGCTTTcttcagaaaagaaaaaacggGAGATTGGAGCAATTATCTCACACCCTCCATGGTTGAACGTCTAGAGAAACTTATTCAAGAGAAATTGGAAAACTCAAGTTTAACATTTAAATTGTTCTCTAAAACTTCAAAAGATATTACTTCTACATGA
- the LOC105804402 gene encoding cytosolic sulfotransferase 14 translates to MDKIDMSNPSMVSTSHDVEESWDDEFQQLVQTFPKDKSFTGMNLYFFQGFWCPSIVLKAVISCQKHFQAFDSDIIIATLPKCGTTWLKALTFSTLYRNQFARENNPLLTYNPHSLVRFIDYDFYFNDTCPDLENCTLYQPRLFSIHLPYASLPTSIKNSNCKIVYLCRNPMDTLISFWSFFSRLRGEGFEPVSLDGAFEMFCQGINEFGPFFDHVSGYWRASQEKSSKILFLQYEDLKEDITSHLKKLAMFLGVPFTEEEEKQGVVEEIAKICSFENMKDLEVNKKGVQTFGYPQETFLGKIKTYEIPREAFFRKAKVGDWSNYLTPSMVVRLEKLIQEKLENSGLTFKLFSKTSNDITSTE, encoded by the coding sequence ATGGATAAAATAGATATGAGCAACCCCAGCATGGTTTCCACCTCCCATGATGTTGAGGAGTCTTGGGATGATGAATTCCAACAACTGGTGCAAACCTTCCCTAAAGATAAAAGCTTCACAGGAATGAATCTTTACTTCTTCCAAGGTTTCTGGTGTCCATCAATTGTTCTAAAAGCTGTGATTTCTTGTCAGAAACATTTCCAAGCATTTGATTCTGATATTATCATCGCAACTTTGCCAAAATGTGGCACTACTTGGCTTAAAGCTTTGACTTTCTCCACTTTGTACCGCAATCAGTTCGCAAGGGAAAATAATCCCTTGCTCACCTATAACCCTCACTCTCTTGTTCGCTTCATTGATTATGACTTCTATTTCAACGACACTTGTCCTGATCTCGAAAATTGTACTCTTTATCAGCCAAGACTTTTTTCTATCCACTTGCCTTATGCTTCTTTGCCAACTTCCATTAAAAATTCCAACTGTAAGATTGTTTACTTATGTAGAAACCCCATGGACACGCTCATTTCTTTTTGGTCTTTCTTTTCCAGGCTTCGAGGCGAAGGCTTTGAGCCAGTATCACTAGATGGAGCTTTTGAGATGTTCTGCCAAGGAATCAATGAATTTGGACCATTTTTCGATCATGTGTCAGGGTATTGGAGGGCAAGCCAAGAAAAATCGagcaaaatattgtttttacaATATGAAGATCTTAAGGAAGACATCACTTCTCACCTAAAAAAATTGGCAATGTTTTTGGGGGTTCCTTTCACTGAGGAAGAAGAGAAACAAGGAGTTGTTGAAGAAATAGCGAAAATTTGCAGCTTTGAGAACATGAAAGACTTGGAAGTGAATAAGAAGGGCGTGCAAACTTTTGGGTATCCACAAGAAACTTTCTTAGGGAAAATAAAGACTTATGAGATTCCACGTGAAGCTTTCTTTAGAAAAGCAAAAGTGGGAGATTGGAGCAATTATCTCACACCCTCCATGGTTGTACGTCTAGAGAAACTTATTCAAGAGAAATTGGAAAACTCAGGTTTAACATTTAAATTGTTCTCCAAAACTTCAAACGATATTACTTCTACAGAATGA
- the LOC105801582 gene encoding cytosolic sulfotransferase 14 yields MEKTDMCNSSVVSTSHDVEESCDDEFQQLVQTFPKDKSFTGMNLYFFQGFWCPSIILKAVISCQKHFQAFNSDIIIATLPKCGTTWLKALTFSTLYRNQFARENNPLLTYNPHSLVRFIDFDFYFNDTCPDLENYTLYQPRLFSIHLPYASLPTSIKDSNCKIVYLCRNPMDTLISFWSFLSRLRGEGFEPVSLDEAFEMFCQGINEFGPFFDHVSGYWRASQEKSSKILFLQYEDLKEDITSHLKKLAMFLGVPFTEEEEKQGVVEEIAKICSFENMKDLEVNKKGEQTFGYPQETFSGKTKTIEIPREAFFRKAKTGDWSNYLTPSMAERLEKLIQEKLENSSLTFKLFSKTSKDITST; encoded by the coding sequence ATGGAGAAAACAGATATGTGCAACTCTAGCGTCGTTTCCACCTCCCATGATGTTGAGGAGTCTTGCGATGATGAATTCCAACAACTGGTGCAAACCTTCCCTAAAGATAAAAGCTTCACAGGAATGAATCTTTACTTCTTCCAAGGTTTCTGGTGCccatcaattattttaaaagctGTGATTTCTTGTCAGAAACATTTCCAAGCATTTAATTCTGATATTATCATCGCCACTTTGCCAAAATGTGGCACTACTTGGCTTAAAGCTTTGACTTTCTCCACTTTGTACCGCAATCAGTTCGCAAGGGAAAATAATCCCTTGCTCACCTATAACCCTCACTCTCTTGTTCGCTTCATtgattttgacttttatttcAACGACACTTGTCCTGATCTCGAAAATTATACTCTTTATCAGCCAAGACTTTTTTCTATCCACTTGCCTTATGCTTCTTTGCCAACTTCCATTAAAGATTCCAACTGTAAGATTGTTTATTTATGTAGAAACCCCATGGACACGCTCATTTCTTTTTGGTCTTTCCTTTCCAGGCTTCGAGGCGAAGGCTTTGAGCCAGTATCACTAGATGAAGCTTTTGAGATGTTCTGCCAAGGAATCAATGAATTTGGACCATTTTTCGATCATGTGTCAGGGTATTGGAGGGCAAGCCAAGAAAAATCGagcaaaatattgtttttacaATATGAAGATCTTAAGGAAGACATCACTTCTCACCTAAAAAAGTTGGCAATGTTTTTGGGGGTTCCTTTCACTGAGGAAGAAGAGAAACAAGGAGTTGTTGAAGAAATTGCGAAAATTTGCAGCTTTGAGAACATGAAAGACTTGGAAGTGAATAAGAAAGGTGAGCAAACTTTTGGGTATCCACAAGAAACTTTCTCAGGGAAAACAAAGACTATTGAGATTCCACGTGAAGCTTTCTTCAGAAAAGCAAAAACGGGAGATTGGAGCAATTATCTCACACCCTCCATGGCTGAACGTCTAGAGAAACTTATTCAAGAGAAATTGGAAAACTCAAGTTTAACATTTAAATTGTTCTCTAAAACTTCAAAAGATATTACTTCTACATGA